The following are encoded in a window of Impatiens glandulifera chromosome 5, dImpGla2.1, whole genome shotgun sequence genomic DNA:
- the LOC124939078 gene encoding uncharacterized protein LOC124939078, whose translation MAASEIVGKRITRMAASEIVGKRIDRGVRTRIRPVEEDYTYKYFEVILVNQAHVAICNYLRINWICFPFHKHKKLRGLHLLERTIERSKGRGHFNHKENVVIASSSYSLKKSTRMAELEIVGKRITRMATSEIVGKRIDRGVRTRIRLVEEEMIAMQETVGDDDEKVNDGTDGKDDVMEDNEKKVETDEKVDDDEKVEDERKDNDEKVDDDEKVEDERKDNDAKVEDVKIEVEAKLEDGVARVDDVEVDLKLKDLKVNVKDEKTVGDVKANDDNDDNDDFQLYNTPPKGNYGRRVRKPKKDDSYTNPSLSKMPKTKDPMKVNHLQKFDDELLHKVKAWLDDPKTDNSTTDLHTVQAKKEVLVRVVTRLTWIEDEEIDAFCHLLRKRISCYPKTYKNTHAAIGDCVLSDRIRRLHRDFIKDPAKFPVDEFKDYYMGAPHRYMPEWSTIDDVYMPVNINQKHWILCVARLQKYRIEVYDCDAYLYKNLDPYLKPFCDMIPIIFAKTITPGERVRYPNFNFEGPIQPMTYKRFPHPKVKTAAAKVGEVPRATESGDCGVFTLMYMEHLTANQPVHNVTSENMGFFRQKMAVRLFHQIMEP comes from the exons GATTATACTTACAAGTATTTTGAGGTCATATTAGTTAACCAAGCTCATGTTGCTATATGCAATTATCTTAGAATCAACTGGATTTGTTTCCCCTTCCATAAGCATAAAAAGCTTAGGGGTTTACATCTGTTAGAAAGAACAATAGAGAGGTCTAAGGGTAGAGGACACTTCAACCATAAG GAGAATGTGGTGATAGCTTCGTCCTCTTACTCCTTGAAGAAATCGACTAGGATGGCGGAATTAGAAATTGTTGGTAAGAGAATCACTAGGATGGCGACATCAGAAATTGTTGGTAAGAGAATCGATAGAGGAGTAAGGACTAGAATTAGGCTAGTGGAGGAA GAGATGATAGCGATGCAGGAGACTGTGGgggatgatgatgagaaggtgaaTGATGGGACTGATGGGAAAGACGATGTAATGGAGGacaatgagaag AAGGTGGAGACcgatgagaaggtggatgatgatgaaaagGTGGAGGATGAAAGAAAAGACAACGATGAGAAGgtagatgatgatgagaaggtggaggatgaacgAAAAGACAACGATGCGAAGGTGGAGGACGTAAAGATAGAGGTTGAGGCTAAATTGGAGGACGGTGTGGCTAGGGTGGATGATGTGGAGGTTGATCTGAAACTGAAGGATTTGAAAGTGAATGTGAAGGATGAGAAGACTGTGGGGGATGTGAAGGCaaatgatgacaatgatgacAATGACGATTTCCAGTTATACAATACTCCTCCTAAAGGAAATTATGGGAGGAGAGTGAGGAAGCCGAAAAAAGATGACTCGTACACCAACCCTTCCTTGTCAAAAATGCCCAAGACAAAGGATCCTATGAAAGTGAAtcaccttcaaaaatttgatgatgagctacTTCATAAAGTAAAGGCGTGGTTGGATGATCCAAAAACCGATAATTCGACAACGGATTTACATACggttcaagcaaagaaggaagTGTTGGTTAGAGTTGTAACAAGACTTACATGGATTGAAGACGAG GAAATCGATGCATTCTGCCATCTTCTGCGGAAAAGGATTTCCTGctatcccaagacatataaaaatACACATGCGGCAATTGGGGATTGCGTATTGTCGGATAGAATCAGGCGACTGCACAGGGATTTTATTAAGGATCCTGCCAAATTTCCAGTCGACGAATTCAAAGACTATTATATGGGCGCACCACATAGATATATGCCAGAATGGTCAACAATTGACGATGTCTACATGCCAGTGAACATTAACCAGAAACActggattttgtgtgtagcacgtCTTCAAAAGTACCGCATTGAAGTGTACGACTGTGATGCCTATCTTTATAAGAATCTGGATCCTTATTTGAAACCCTTCTGCGACATGATTCCAATTATATTCGCCAAAACAATCACTCCCGGTGAGAGGGTAAGGTATCCTAATTTCAACTTCGAAGGCCCCATCCAACCAATGACTTACAAACGGTTTCCACACCCCAAAGTGAAAACCGCTGCTGCTAAGGTTGGAGAAGTCCCACGGGCAACAGAGAGCGGGGACTGTGGGGTCTTCACGCTAATGTACATGGAACACTTGACCGCTAATCAACCCGTGCACAATGTGACCTCAGAAAACATGGGGTTTTTTAGGCAGAAGATGGCGGTCCGGTTATTCCATCAGATTATGGaaccttaa
- the LOC124937764 gene encoding protein ABC transporter 1, mitochondrial encodes MGSLNLKDLNRLFNGIYLVAKESARHGQTQPADLQSLIGSTLKRTLLSVTDVSGLTSGKLHQFTHSSSSSNPNNEGIYSSNDAGEGTVVYFNTHDVPLDPSVSTRTIQDEVKAAADAHKISPLTKIAGEEIAHLEVAKPVEKDNLAYGPTVPQIVDNSTENILTHRADIESNVSTGATVKGSAVPFAAPRKQRKPRERKVPDTPFSRALAFAGLGAGLAWGTVQESAKRVMFGMPDSKNKQSALSPFLSDKNAERLALALCRMRGAALKLGQMLSIQDESLVPAPILEALDIVRQGADVMPRSQLNQVLNAELGHDWSSKLVSFDYKPMASASIGQVHHAVTKDGLDVAIKIQYPGVADSIESDIENVKLLLDYTNLLPEKLYLDQAMKVAKEELTRECDYQLEATNQKRFRSLLSNTEGFYVPLVVDDISSKRVLTSELVPGVPVDKVASLDQETRNYVGRKLLELTLKELFVFRFMQTDPNWSNFLYDDVTKCINLIDFGAARDYPKGFVDDYLSMVVACANSERAEVIEMSKRLGFLTGMESEVMLEAHVQAAFVVGLPFSKEGGYDFGRTNITENIKNLGSIMLRHRLTPPPDEAYSLHRKLSGCFLACIKLRAVVPCREILLQVYENHHHPFLKQGEDQDENHGNERLML; translated from the exons ATGGGTTCCCTAAATTTGAAGGATCTCAATCGGCTTTTCAATGGCATTTATCTGGTGGCCAAGGAATCTGCTCGTCACGGCCAAACTCAACCAGCCGATCTTCAATCCCTAATTGGTTCCACCCTCAAGAGAACGCTCCTGTCCGTCACCGACGTCTCCGGCCTCACCAGCGGCAAACTTCATCAATTCacacattcttcttcttcttcgaacCCGAATAACGAAGGTATTTATTCCAGCAACGATGCTGGAGAAGGAACCGTCGTCTACTTCAATACTCATGATGTTCCATTGGATCCATCTGTTTCTACGAGGACCATACAAGACGAGGTTAAGGCAGCTGCAGATGCTCATAAAATCTCTCCTTTAACAAAAATAGCGGGAGAAGAAATAGCACACCTTGAAGTTGCTAAACCTGTCGAAAAGGATAATCTTGCTTATGGTCCGACTGTACCTCAAATTGTTGACAACTCCACGGAAAATATCTTAACTCACCGTGCCGATATTGAGTCTAATGTATCTACTGGAGCAACCGTCAAAGGAAGTGCTGTGCCATTTGCTGCTCCAAGGAAACAGCGGAAACCTAGAGAAAGAAAAGTACCGGATACGCCATTTTCCCGGGCCCTTGC GTTTGCTGGCTTGGGAGCTGGTCTTGCATGGGGCACTGTCCAGGAGTCTGCGAAAAGGGTCATGTTTGGCATGCCTGACTCGAAAAACAAGCAATCCGCCCTTTCCCCTTTCCTGTCTGATAAGAATGCAGAAAGATTGGCTCTGGCATTGTGCAGAATGCGTGGGGCAGCACTCAAGTTAGGACAAATGTTGAGTATTCAAGATGAATCACTTGTGCCTGCTCCG ATTTTGGAGGCTTTGGATATTGTCCGTCAAGGTGCAGATGTGATGCCTAGGAGCCAGTTGAATCAAGTTCTGAATGCTGAATTAGGTCATGATTGGTCATCCAAGTTAGTTAGTTTCGATTACAAACCAATGGCCTCAGCAAGTATTGGTCAG GTGCACCATGCTGTCACAAAGGATGGTTTAGATGTGGCCATAAAAATTCAGTACCCAGGGGTTGCAGATAGTATTGAAAGTGATATTGAGAATGTGAAACTGCTATTGGATTATACAAATCTTCTTCCAGAGAAGCTTTACCTTGACCAAGCTATGAAG GTGGCAAAAGAAGAACTTACTCGTGAATGTGATTACCAATTGGAGGCTACAAACCAAAAAAGATTCCGCAGTCTGCTATCCAACACCGAGGGGTTCTATGTACCTTTAGTTGTGGATGATATTTCAAGTAAAAGGGTTTTAACCTCAGAGCTTGTTCCAG GTGTCCCAGTTGACAAGGTTGCATCATTAGACCAAGAGACACGCAATTATGTGGGGAGAAAGTTACTTGAGCTAACCTTAAAGGAACTGTTTGTCTTCCGTTTCATGCAG ACTGATCCTAATTGGAGTAACTTCTTATACGATGATGTGACAAAATGCATCAATCTCATTGATTTTGGAGCAGCACGGGACTATCCTAAAGGATTTGTAGATGATTATTTGAGTATG GTTGTTGCATGTGCAAATAGTGAAAGAGCGGAAGTGATAGAGATGTCTAAGAGGCTGGGATTCCTGACGGGAATGGAGTCGGAGGTAATGTTGGAGGCTCATGTCCAGGCTGCTTTTGTGGTGGGATTGCCATTCTCAAAGGAAGGCGGGTACGACTTTGGCCGCACCAATATAACCGAAAACATAAAGAACCTGGGGTCAATAATGCTCAGACACAGACTCACCCCGCCTCCTGATGAGGCCTACAGTCTCCATAGAAAGCTATCTGGTTGTTTCCTTGCTTGTATAAAGCTCAGGGCTGTTGTACCCTGCAGAGAAATTCTACTTCAAGTATATGAAAATCATCATCACCCTTTCCTCAAACAAGGAGAAGATCAAGATGAGAATCATGGGAATGAGAGACTTATGttatag
- the LOC124937767 gene encoding mitochondrial amidoxime reducing component 2 yields MEGNAVGEEVPVPVPAAAAIVKSIFIYPIKSCRGISVSQAPISPTGFVWDRQWLVVNSKGRGVTQRVEPKLALVEVELPDEAFLIEEWKPSKNSYLVLKAPGMKEELKVPLMSSTLSVCDGISCWEWSGSALDEGDEASNWLSTFLGKPNYRLVRFNNADQTRPVDPDYGSGHKVMFSDQYPFLLISQGSLNALNSFLKDPLPINRFRPNIFVDGCEAFAEDLWKEVRINNTLSFAGVKLCSRCKVPTIDQETAIAGTEPTLTLQTFRSGTVLRPAHERNKGLVYFGQNLVCNNSFSSNGDHKMILKVGDPVSVIQALASTNDAPA; encoded by the exons ATGGAAGGAAACGCGGTGGGAGAAGAAGTACCGGTACCAGTACCAGCAGCAGCAGCTATAGTGAAATCGATATTCATATACCCAATCAAGTCATGCCGTGGAATCTCTGTTTCGCAAGCTCCAATTTCTCCAACTG GGTTTGTTTGGGATCGGCAATGGTTAGTTGTGAATTCAAAAGGAAGGGGAGTAACTCAGAGAGTTGAACCAAAGCTTGCTCTAGTTGAAGTGGAGTTGCCTGATGAGGCATTCTTGATTGAAGAATGGAAACCCAGCAAGAATTCATATTTAGTGTTGAAGGCTCCTGGGATGAAGGAGGAATTGAAGGTTCCATTAATGTCATCAACTTTGTCTGTGTGTGATGGGATATCATGTTGGGAGTGGAGTGGGTCTGCTTTGGATGAGGGAGATGAAGCTTCAAATTGGTTGTCAACTTTCCTTGGGAAACCTAATTACCGTTTAGTTCGCTTCAATAATGCAGATCAGACTAGGCCGGTGGACCCAGACTACGGTAGTGGTCATAAGGTCATGTTCTCTGATCAGTATCCATTCCTCCTCATTTCCCAGGGCTCACTTAATGCTTTGAATAGTTTCCTCAAAGATCCCCTGCCTATCAACAGATTCAGACCAAA CATTTTTGTGGATGGTTGTGAAGCTTTTGCTGAGGACTTGTGGAAGGAAGTCAGGATAAACAACACACTCTCCTTTGCTGGTGTCAAGCTATGTTCACGTTGCAAG GTTCCAACCATTGATCAAGAAACAGCAATAGCAGGAACTGAGCCAACTCTAACTCTCCAAACATTTCGATCAGGCACTGTTTTACGTCCAGCCCACGAACGCAACAAGGGATTG GTGTATTTTGGGCAGAACCTTGTTTGCAACAACTCTTTCTCTTCCAATGGAGACCACAAGATGATCCTCAAAGTTGGTGACCCGGTTTCTGTCATCCAGGCCTTGGCTTCCACCAACGACGCACCTGCCTAG